CGACGACTGGTTCCTGCGCCTGCTGCGGGCCACCTACACGGTCTTCATCCTGATCCTGGCGCTGTACCTGGGTTCGTTGATGCTGGAGTTCCCCCGCAAGTACGAGCTGTGGCTGTGGCGGGTGGCCGTTTCGGCGATGCTGATCCAGGCCGCGATCTGGGCCGACACCGCCGTGCGCGCGTGGCGCGGCCGCTACCGCCAGGCGGCCATGGGGACGGAAAGCGTGGCCAGCGCCGCCTCGACGGCCATCATCGATTTCCTGCTGCGCCTCGTGGTCTGGGTCGTCTTCATGCTGATGATCCTGGACAACCTGGGCTTCAACATCACGACGCTCGTGGCCAGCCTGGGGATCGGCGGTATCGCGGTGGCGCTGGCCGTGCAGAACATCCTGGGCGACCTGCTGGCCTCGCTGTCGATCGTGCTGGACAAGCCGTTCGTCGTGGGCGACTTCATCATCGTCGGCGAGCAGCTGGGCACGGTCGAATACATCGGCCTGAAGACGACGCGGCTGCGCGGGCTGGGCGGCGACCAGGTCATCTTCTCCAACGGCGACATCCTGAAGGCGCGCATCCTGAACCAGACGCGCATGTTTACACGCCGCGCCGCCTTCACCCTGCGGGTGCACTACGCCACCGACCCGGCCAAGCTCGAAGAAATCCCACCCATGATCAAGGGCATCATCGAAGCGCACGAGAAGACCGCGTCGTTCGAGCGCGCCCACCTGCGCGACCTGGCCGAGTGGTCATTGAATTTCGAGGTGATCTACTGGATCAAGAACCCGGACTATTTCGTCTTCATGGACACGCAGCAGTCGATCCTGCTGGCCGTGCTGCGCGGCCTGAAGGAACGCGGGATCGAGGTGGCCTATCCGGCCCGGATGATCGTGCGCGATCCCTACGATTGCATTGACGGGGCGCCTCCACTACACTCACCCGCTTCCATCAAGCGGGAGGGGACATGAACAAACTGGCGGTGAAAGCCATCGCGGGCGCGGTGGCGGGAGGGCTGGCGCTGCTGCTGGCGGGCAGTGCGACGGCGGCGTCCGTGCAGGATGTGGCGGAACGTTACCGCAAGCTGGTGCTGGCCGTCGGCCAGCACGACAAGGACTACGTGGACGCCTATTACGGCCCGCCCGCGCTGCAGGAACAGGCCGCGCGCGACAAGCAGGACCTGGCTTCGATCCGTGCCGCCACGCAGTCGGCCATCGCCGACCTGGCAGGCAAGCAGGCCGCCAATCCCGACGAAGCGCTGCGCATCGAGTTCCTGGCCAAGCAGCTGCGCGCGATGACGGCCCGTGTCGACATGCTGGCGGGGAAGAAATTCACGTTCGACGAAGAGACGGCGCTGTTGTACGACGCCGTCACGCCGCACCATGACCGCGCCCACTACGAGAAGCTGCTGGCGCGGATCGACAAGCTGGTGCCGGGCAAGGGGCCGCTGCCGCAGCGCGTGCAGTCCTTCCGCGCCCGCTTCGCCATTCCGAAGGAACGCCTGAAACCCGTGATGGACGCGGCCATCGCGGCCTGCCGGGCGCGCACGGCCAAGTTCATGAACTTGCCTGCCAACGAAAGCTTCGTGCTGGAATTCGTCACCGGCAAGCCCTGGTCCGGCTACAACTGGTACAAGGGCGACGCCCACAGCCTGATCCAGATCAACACGGAGTTCCCGATCTATATCGAGCGTGCCGTGGACCTGGGCTGCCACGAAGGCTACCCGGGCCACCACGTCTACAACGCGCTGTTGGAGCAGTCCCTCGTCAAGGAGCGCAACTGGGTCGAGTTCAGCGTCTATCCGCTGTACTCGCCGATGTCGCTGGTGGCCGAGGGCAGCGCCAACTACGGCATCGAGATGGCGTTCCCCGACGACGAACGGGTGGCGTTCGAGCGCGACGTGCTGTACCCGCTGGCCGGCCTCGATCCCGCGTTGGCGGCGCAGTACGGCAGCCTGGTCAAGCTGCTGGGGCAATTGAGCTACGCCGACAACGACATCGCCATGCAATACCTGGAAGGGCGCCTGACGCGCGAACAGGCCATCGAGTGGCTGACCGACGTGGCGCTGTACCCGCCGGAGAAGGCCGGCCAGCGCGTGCAGTTCTACGACGCGGTGCGCGGCTACGTGATCAACTACAACCTGGGCAAGGACCTGGTGAAGGCGTGGGTCGAACGGCGCGTCACCAGCACCGATCCGGCACAGGCGCGCGTGCAGCGCTGGGCCGCGTTCAAGGAACTGCTGTCGTCGCCGCGGCTGGCCAGCGGCCTGCGCGACTGAAAAACCCGGGACAGACCCGGGTTTTGAGGAAACAATCCGTGAAATTGGGGACAGCCTCCAATTTGCATGAAATTGGGGACAGCCTCCAATTTGCCAATTTGCGCAATCGCAAATTAGGGACAGCCTCCGATTCGCCAAGCGTGCGCAATCTGAGGCTGCCACCAATTTCATCACCATCTTCGAGCGTTGCGAGTCGAAATCGGAGGCTGTCCCCGATTTCGATCTTGTTGCGAGTTACTGGTTGTCGCCCGCAGCGGCACCCGCGTCCACGTCCTTCTTCATCCGGGCGGACGACGGCAGCGCCACGGCACTACGCTGCGGCACCAGCTTCGCCACGTCCGATTCGGCCATCGTCAGCGCCAGCTGCTGGCGCTGCAGCACGGCCAGCCGGCCCTGGTCGATCAGCTGCAGGTCGCGCAGCTCGTACGGCCCCGTGCTGCCGGCCAGCAGCGTGGCGTCGAACGGCAGGCCGATGGTGGCCTGGCCCGGCTCGACCCACTGCGCTGCGTTGCCGACGGCCAGCGGCTGCAACGTGCCCTGCACGGTCCCGTACAACACGCCGCGCACCTCATAGCGGGCGGCGCTGGCGGCCTCGATCCCCAGCTTGACGGTCAGGGCACCGTTCTCGCCCGCCAGGTCGGCGCTGCGCGTCAGCCTGGCCGTCGGCAAGGCCACCGGCACGGCGAAGCGCGTGGAACGCAGGGCGCGCTGGCCCTTGACCGTCGCCTCCACGTTGGCCTGCACTTCCCACAGGCCCGGCTCGGCCGCGTCGATCGCAGCCGGCGTGACGACCGCCGCCATGCGCCCGTCCGCGCCGCGCTTGAATGCCAGCGGGTAGCTGCGTCCGGCCGGCGACACCAGTTTGGCGTCGATGCTGCCTGGCGCCACCTTCTCGCCGGCCTGGTGCTGCAGCTGCGCCAGCACGGTCAGCTGCTGGCCCTGCAGGTACGCGGCGGACGTGGTCTGCATCGTCAGCGCCAGCGGGCTGTCCGGCTCGACGACATTGACCAGGTAGTGCTGGCCTGGCGACAGGCCTTGCGCACGCATGCGCAGCGGGCCGCTGCCGGCATCGGCGCTCAGGCGGAAGGCCGACGTGCCGGACGCGAACGGCAGGTCGGCCTTGGCCAGGCGGTCGGCCGAGACCAGCGTCTCCATGCCATCGCCGGCCTTGCGCTCGCGGCCTGCGGCGTCGATCAGGATCAGCGCGGACGGGTGGATCGCCTCGTTCTCGCGGATCGAGGCCTCGCCCACCGGCTGCAGCCGCACGATGGCGCGCGGTGCGGTGGTCGGCAGCGCGACGCCTTGTTCCAGCTCCGCGCCCGTCACGGTGAAGTAGGCCTCGCGGCTCTGCGCAACGAACGGTTGCGGCGTGGCGACGGCGGCGCGCGAGGCCCAGCTGAACGACACCGGTTCGCGTGCGACGGCAGGCATCTTCGCCGCCAGCGCGGCGGTCGCGGGGGCGGCGCGCAGGGCGGCCGGCGTCAGGTCGCCCGCCTGTTGCGGCAGCAGTTCGGCGTGGGCGGCCAGGGTGGTGCAGCACAGGGCTGCCAGCAGTTTCAGTTGCATGGTCATGGTTCCCTCAGATGTCGTTGCGCAGGATGACGTCCAGGCCGAAGCACTTGCGGCGGCTCTGGTTGTGCGACAGCGGCTCGGCGCCGTTGGTGCGGTCCTTGTCGTAGAACCAGCGGCTGCCGGCGCCGGACTGGCTGGTGCACTCGAGGAAACCGTCGGAGCAGCTGTTCAGCCAGCCTTGCGTCACTTCCAGGCCCACGTTTTCCGCATAGCCGCCGCAGTAGCTGTCGCCGTCGAAAGGCGAGCTGTTGACGTCGGTGCCGACCACGCTGTGGAACGGCTTGGGCAACGCGGGACGGCCGGCCGTGCCGTACAACATCGTGTTGTTGTAGTTGGCCATCCAGCTGACCTGCTGCTGGCGCACGGCGTCGTTCTTGAAGCCCAGCAGCCAGCCGACCGAGGATTCGAAGGCATTGCCGCTGATGGCGGCATCGGCCAGCGGGGTGCCCAGCGACGACGGCGCCAGCGCATTGACCCAGCGGATCGCCCGGATGATGGCGGGGAAGCGGCTGTCCTGGGTGGGGTTGGACATGATCCAGCGGATGACGTTGCCGCCGTTCGAATGGGTTTCGACGACGAGGTCCGTGATGTCGTTGTTGACGATGAAGCGGTGCAGCTGGTCCGCCAGGCAGCCGCCGGCCGCGCTGGCCCACATGTACTGGTTGAAGTCGCAGTTGACGACCACGTACAGGGACTGGTTCGGCAGGCCTTGCCGGACCGAGTCGATCATTTCCTGGGTCCAGTAGTCCTTGGCGGCATTGGTCTGGCTGCCGGTGCCATGTACGAACGCGACGCCGGTGTTGCCGGCATGGGCCGGCAGGGCGCCGGCCAGTGCCAGGCTCGATGCCAGGGCCAGGGTGCAGCTCTTCCACTTGCAAAATTTCATCTCTTGTCTCCGAGGTGTAAGTAACGCAGGGTGAGTGAAACGCGGGTGCAGCGGTGAGGTGATGCAGGTACTGCAGCGGAGGCGCAAACGGCGGAGGCTGCTGGCTGGAAGGGGAGACTACGGAAGCACGACCGTGCGGTATTGTCCGTTCATGCCACGCTTTTGATGGATTCCGCCAAAATAAAGTGTGTCTTGAGATTGCTCAATCGGACGGCGGAAAGACCGGAAAAAAGGTGGGAAAACGATGTGCAAAAACGGTGACAGTCACCGTTTTCTATTCCTGAAATGGTGACTGTCACCGTTTTCCGGGACAAGCCGCGGGGCTAGGCGTCGGAGGATGTACCCAGCAGCGCGATCATGTCCTTCAGCGGCATCGGCCGGGCGAACAGGTAGCCCTGCATGCCGGGACTGCCATGTTCGGCCAGGAACGCGGCCTGCTCGTGTGTCTCGACGCCTTCGGCGACGACCCGCAGGCCCAGGTGGCCCGCCATCGCCATGATCGACTGCACGATCGCGGTGCCGTTGGCGTCGCCCGGCATGTCGTGGATGAAGCTGCGGTCGATCTTCAGTTCGTACAGCGGCATGCGTTTCAGGTACGCCAGGTTGGAATAGCCGGTACCGAAATCGTCGATGGAGAAGCGGATGCCCAGCTGCGCCAGTTCGTGCATGCGCTCGATGGTGTCGTCCAGGTTCTCGATCAGGAGGCCTTCGGTCACCTCGAAGATGAGCTGCGTGGCCGGCGCGCCAGTCTCGGCCAGGATCTGGCGCACGTCCGCGACGAAGTCGGCCTGGCGGAACTGCGAAGGGCTGACGTTGACGGACAGCGGCAGCGCCTGGCCTTCGGCCTCGAGGCGCAGCCAGGCCAGGCACGCCTGGCGCAGGGCCCAGCGGCCCAGCGGCACGATCAGGCCCGTCGCTTCGGCGACGGGAATGAACACGTCCGGCGGAATGTGGGTGCCATCGCCACGGCGCCAGCGCATCAACAGCTCCGCGCCGACGGGCGTCGTGTCGCGGCTGACCTGCAACTGCAGGTGCATCTGCAGCTCGCCGTTTTCCAGCGCCATCGACAGGTCGCGTTCCATCGTCAGGCGCCGTTCCACCTCGGCGCGCATGGTCGACTCGAACAGCGCCACGCCGTTGCGGCCCTCGGCCTTGGCACGATACATGGCGATGTCCGCCTCGCGCAGCAGGTCCTGCACCGTCTGGCCGGCGCGCGGCAGCACGGCCACGCCGATGCTGGCCGACGACGTATAGGACTGCCCGTCGATCTCGAAGCTCTTGCGGATGGCGTCGCGGATGCGTTCGGCCATCGCCAGCGCCGCGTGGGTGGCGGCGTCGACATCGCGGCCCAGGTCCTGCAGCAGTACGACGAATTCGTCGCCGCCCAGGCGCGCCACGGTATCGTCCGAGCGCACCAGCTGCGTCAGGCGCTGGGCGGCCTTGCGCAGCATCGAGTCGCCGGTGGCATGGCCGCGCGCGTCGTTGATGTACTTGAAGTGATCGAGGTCGATGAAGATGACGGCGCCGCAGCGCTGCTCGCGCTGCGCACCGGCCAGCATGCGCTCGAGCCGGTCCATCAGCAGGCGCCGGTTCGGCAGGCCGGTCAGCACGTCGTAGAAGGCCAGGTTGTGGATCGCGTCGGCCGCGCGCTTGCGCTCCGTGATGTCGCGGCCCACGACGACCCAGTGCGTGTTGGTGCCGCCTTCGTCGGCGAACGGTACCATCTCCATCTCGACCAGGTAAGGTTCGCCCGCCTTCGTGTAGTTCGTCAGCTCCGCGGTCACGGATTCGACGCGGCGCATGGCCTCCACGACGCGCTGCACTTCCAGTGCATCCGTCAGGGGGCCGTGCATCAGGCGCATGCTCTGGCCCATCAGCTCATCGCGGGTATAGCCGGTGCGGCGCAGGAAGGCGTCGTTGACGAAGATGATGGGTTGTTCGGCCGCGGTACCCGGCACCGCTTCGGCGATCATCACCATCTCGTTCAGGCGCGCGACGGCGGCGGACGTCAGGCGCAACTCGGCGTTGACGGCGGCCAGCCGGTCGCGGTTGTGCTGCAGCGATTCCGCGTGGCCGCGCAGGTCCTTCAGGGAACGTGCCAGCCGTTGCAGCAGGGCGCTCGACGAAATTGTCAGCAACAGGCCCACGCAGAGGAAATTGAGGGTGACGACCAGCGACGGCGCCAGCGCGTGCTCCGGCATGCCGGTCACGTACAGGCGCGCATGGCCCGTCAGGCCGAGGACCAGCACGGTGCCGGCACCCAGGAACAGCGCGAAGATCGCCGGCCACAGGCCCAGCAGCACCGCACCCAGCACGGGCGGCGCCAGCAGGTACACCTGGCTGACGGGGCCAACGGTCAGCATCAGGCCGACGCCGACGAAGTACAGGATCGCCAGCAGGTTGACGACGCGCGCCGTGTACGACAGGCAGCGCGCGCGCCACACGCCCAGCAGCCAGGCCAGCGCCGCGATATCGGTCAGGACGATCGCCAGCAGTCCTTCGTGCAGCGCCAGCGCGATGCTGGGCACGGCCGCGACGATGCCCAATACCGTCACGATGGACAGCAGTTGGGAGAAGATCTGAGTGCGCCAGTGCGCCATATCGTTGAATGCCACGGAACTGCCTGGGGAGTGTATGAAATGCAATATTTATTGCGGGTAGGAAAACATGGTACGTGCTTTTGCCCAAAAAGTCATCAACAAGCTGGCTTTGTTGCTGGCTCCCGACGGCCGC
This is a stretch of genomic DNA from Pseudoduganella chitinolytica. It encodes these proteins:
- a CDS encoding mechanosensitive ion channel family protein; amino-acid sequence: MRLVFMGNSIEEWGAAVAVAFAAAVLMYTARYLLIHRLAQVAERSETRVDDWFLRLLRATYTVFILILALYLGSLMLEFPRKYELWLWRVAVSAMLIQAAIWADTAVRAWRGRYRQAAMGTESVASAASTAIIDFLLRLVVWVVFMLMILDNLGFNITTLVASLGIGGIAVALAVQNILGDLLASLSIVLDKPFVVGDFIIVGEQLGTVEYIGLKTTRLRGLGGDQVIFSNGDILKARILNQTRMFTRRAAFTLRVHYATDPAKLEEIPPMIKGIIEAHEKTASFERAHLRDLAEWSLNFEVIYWIKNPDYFVFMDTQQSILLAVLRGLKERGIEVAYPARMIVRDPYDCIDGAPPLHSPASIKREGT
- a CDS encoding DUF4785 domain-containing protein, yielding MQLKLLAALCCTTLAAHAELLPQQAGDLTPAALRAAPATAALAAKMPAVAREPVSFSWASRAAVATPQPFVAQSREAYFTVTGAELEQGVALPTTAPRAIVRLQPVGEASIRENEAIHPSALILIDAAGRERKAGDGMETLVSADRLAKADLPFASGTSAFRLSADAGSGPLRMRAQGLSPGQHYLVNVVEPDSPLALTMQTTSAAYLQGQQLTVLAQLQHQAGEKVAPGSIDAKLVSPAGRSYPLAFKRGADGRMAAVVTPAAIDAAEPGLWEVQANVEATVKGQRALRSTRFAVPVALPTARLTRSADLAGENGALTVKLGIEAASAARYEVRGVLYGTVQGTLQPLAVGNAAQWVEPGQATIGLPFDATLLAGSTGPYELRDLQLIDQGRLAVLQRQQLALTMAESDVAKLVPQRSAVALPSSARMKKDVDAGAAAGDNQ
- a CDS encoding putative bifunctional diguanylate cyclase/phosphodiesterase, coding for MAFNDMAHWRTQIFSQLLSIVTVLGIVAAVPSIALALHEGLLAIVLTDIAALAWLLGVWRARCLSYTARVVNLLAILYFVGVGLMLTVGPVSQVYLLAPPVLGAVLLGLWPAIFALFLGAGTVLVLGLTGHARLYVTGMPEHALAPSLVVTLNFLCVGLLLTISSSALLQRLARSLKDLRGHAESLQHNRDRLAAVNAELRLTSAAVARLNEMVMIAEAVPGTAAEQPIIFVNDAFLRRTGYTRDELMGQSMRLMHGPLTDALEVQRVVEAMRRVESVTAELTNYTKAGEPYLVEMEMVPFADEGGTNTHWVVVGRDITERKRAADAIHNLAFYDVLTGLPNRRLLMDRLERMLAGAQREQRCGAVIFIDLDHFKYINDARGHATGDSMLRKAAQRLTQLVRSDDTVARLGGDEFVVLLQDLGRDVDAATHAALAMAERIRDAIRKSFEIDGQSYTSSASIGVAVLPRAGQTVQDLLREADIAMYRAKAEGRNGVALFESTMRAEVERRLTMERDLSMALENGELQMHLQLQVSRDTTPVGAELLMRWRRGDGTHIPPDVFIPVAEATGLIVPLGRWALRQACLAWLRLEAEGQALPLSVNVSPSQFRQADFVADVRQILAETGAPATQLIFEVTEGLLIENLDDTIERMHELAQLGIRFSIDDFGTGYSNLAYLKRMPLYELKIDRSFIHDMPGDANGTAIVQSIMAMAGHLGLRVVAEGVETHEQAAFLAEHGSPGMQGYLFARPMPLKDMIALLGTSSDA